The following proteins come from a genomic window of Limnohabitans sp. 103DPR2:
- a CDS encoding thiol-disulfide oxidoreductase DCC family protein: MPPLTIYYDGSCPLCRREIAFYKSNPDAAQLVWHDVSVNFQANDDASLGDGLNCQRAMAYFHVRDSAGQLFEGGAAFARLWLELRGWRLAGRVFSVRPFSWAISLGYKMFLPIRPTVQKYLLKWDARHS; the protein is encoded by the coding sequence ATGCCACCCCTGACCATTTACTACGACGGCAGCTGCCCCTTGTGCAGACGTGAGATTGCTTTTTACAAAAGCAATCCTGACGCTGCGCAGTTGGTGTGGCATGACGTCAGTGTGAATTTTCAAGCCAATGACGATGCCAGCTTGGGCGATGGGCTGAATTGCCAACGCGCCATGGCGTACTTTCATGTGCGAGATTCAGCAGGGCAATTGTTTGAGGGCGGTGCAGCCTTTGCACGCCTTTGGTTGGAGTTGCGAGGCTGGCGATTGGCTGGCCGCGTGTTTTCAGTGCGACCCTTTAGTTGGGCCATCAGCCTGGGTTACAAAATGTTTTTGCCCATTCGGCCCACCGTGCAAAAGTATTTGCTTAAATGGGACGCGCGACATTCATGA
- a CDS encoding DsbA family oxidoreductase — protein MAATLKIDFVSDIACPWCAVGLGALEQALGQLKGEVAADLHFQPFELNPHMGPGGQDLGEHLTEKYGSTPEQQAQIRATIAARGEEVGFKFNPGGRGRVYNTFNAHRLLHWAGVKGPEGSQHALKRALLESYQGRAEAVESDEVLLAVVASVGLDVSEAKGILASDAYAQEVREIEQFYQQAGIHSVPAVIINDKHLISGGQPAAVFEQALRRIAAGEV, from the coding sequence ATGGCCGCTACCTTGAAAATTGATTTCGTCTCTGACATTGCCTGCCCTTGGTGTGCTGTGGGTCTGGGCGCATTGGAGCAAGCCCTGGGTCAATTGAAGGGTGAGGTTGCGGCTGATTTGCACTTTCAGCCCTTTGAGTTGAACCCGCACATGGGGCCTGGCGGCCAAGACTTGGGCGAGCACTTGACCGAAAAATACGGTTCGACCCCAGAGCAACAAGCTCAAATTCGCGCCACCATTGCGGCCCGGGGCGAAGAAGTGGGATTCAAGTTCAATCCGGGTGGGCGCGGCCGCGTCTACAACACCTTCAATGCGCATCGTTTGTTGCATTGGGCGGGCGTGAAGGGGCCAGAGGGCAGTCAGCACGCTTTGAAGCGTGCGTTGCTCGAGTCTTACCAAGGCCGCGCTGAAGCCGTTGAATCGGATGAGGTGTTGTTGGCAGTGGTGGCCTCAGTGGGTTTGGATGTGTCTGAAGCGAAAGGCATTTTGGCCTCCGACGCCTATGCCCAAGAAGTTCGTGAGATTGAACAGTTCTACCAACAAGCAGGGATTCATTCTGTACCAGCCGTCATCATCAATGACAAGCACCTGATCTCTGGTGGCCAGCCTGCTGCGGTGTTTGAACAAGCGCTGCGACGCATTGCGGCCGGCGAAGTTTGA